The Pontibacter korlensis sequence GTATGGCAGCGCCCTATTCTTCTTGCTTGTGCCAGCCTGCTCACCTGCGGCCATGTTGCCCGCTGTCACTACCGCGCTCGAGGCCAGCCAGGAGGCCAGGCTGAACACCAGGTCCTTCTTCCTCTCCGTCTCGTAAAGGCCGAAGGCTTTTACCTTCAGCGTATCACCCTTGTGCAGCTCCACCCGCTTGGCCGGACCCAGAGGCCTGTTACGCCCGGCTGAGAGCAGCGCCGCGTGGCTGCCCGTGCGGGAACGCATGCGGTCCAGGTGCCTGGTCTCCTCCACCCTATCGAACTCAGCTTCCTCGGTAGAGGCCATCATCGGCTCCATTGTCAGCTCATTGGTCGAAGTCACTGGCTCAGCAACGCTCACCCTGAGGTTACCCAGGTGGTCCTTGAGGTGGTACTCGTAGCGCCACTGCTGGTCCGTGCCCGGCTCATAGAGCGCCCGCCCCTCCGAAGTGTGCATATACACCGGCTCGCCCTGCTCATAGACAAAGCCCGCCGCGTAGTCGGTTGTCTTCAGCACACCGCTCTCAAATACCCGCTTCTGCAGCTTCTCCCCAGTGGCCGTGTAGGTGTACTCGATCCAGTTAGCACCGCCATCAAACTCAATGCGGCTGGGCAGGCTCAGACGGTTGTACTCCACCTTGGTGATGCCCTTGTTGTCGTCACGGGTCATATTACCGTTTTCATCGTAGCCGTACTCCGGCGCGGCGGCAGAGTACTTGCGGTCGTTCTTGTCCTCAAAGTCGTGCTCGGAGGCTGTTGTTCTCGTATCATCCACGCCCAGCAGCAGGTTTCCCTTTTCGGGATTGTAATGGTAGCTGAGCGCATCGATCTGACCGAAGGTCTTCGCGCTGCCCGGCACGGAGATGAGGCCCGCCCGGTTCATCGAGAGGATGTTGCCGTTGGCATCGTAGCCCACGCTCCACATCCTGTAGTCGTCCCCCTCCGTACCCTGGGTGTGATAGTTGGCATCAGTAAGGCGGCTGGCTCGGTCGTAGTCGTAGCTGTAGCCCCGCTGCACTTTATCCGACGCACTCTTCCACACCATCTCGGAGATGTTACCGTTATAGAAGCCCCTCGCCGCGCTCACACTGCCCGCGCCGTTCTTGTAGCTCAGCGAGGTGGGGTTATCGTAGGTGAGTTCCATGCCAAACACGTCATCGCTGTCGTCATTCTTCACATCCATGGTGAGCGAGGCGTTGTTAATCGAGGTGAGCCAGCCGCGGACATTGTAGCGGTAGTCCACCGACTGCAGGAAGGAGCCCTGCGCGGTCACCGGGTCGTAATCCGTAGAATGCAGTCCCTTATCCACCAGCTGCCCCAACTCGTTATAGGTATTTCTGGACAGCAGCACGCTGGGCTTTGAGTCAGTGCTCTGCCAGATGGCCTTAAGCCTACCTGCATGGTCATAGGTGTAGGAGACCTTCACCGTGCGCACGGCCGAGCTCCCCTCCCGGTGGGTGAGCAGCGTCTCCTCGACCAGGCCCGACAGGTCGTCTTTATATGTGGTGGCCAAGCGGTCCACACTGCCTAGGTGGCTGTCGGACACGCTTTCAAGCGGGCGGTACTCCTTATCATAATAGTTGACTGCGGTGAGCCAAGCACCCTTAGTGAGCCCCTCCATGCGCCTGGCGCGCGTGCCTGTCACCTGCCCGCGTACTGAGAGTGCTTTTTTATTAGGATCGCCCTTAAAGGCATAAGTACTGCTCTTAATAGGGAGATAGTCGTACTTGTCGTAGTAGGTAACCGTCAAGAGGTCCGTGGGGCTGATTCCCTTGGGATAGGCATTACCTAGAGTGTAGCCCACCTCCGCGTCGGAGAAGTTATCCTCCTCATGATGCACCGTCTCCAGGTCCAGCTCTGCCTGCACCGAGGACAGCCCTTTGCCCGGGAAAATCACCGTGCCTGTCATCACAGGGCGGCTTAGCGCGTCGTACTTGGTGAAGGTCCACTCATCCCGCTGCCGCTGCACCGCGTCCTGCGTGAGCACGGGCAGGTCCAGCTTGTTGTAGGCCATCCGCACCTCCCCTGAGCCCGGTACCTGTTTCCGGATCATCCTCCTGCGGCCATCATACTCATAGCGGAAGCACCAGTTGGCAAGGAATTCTTCCCCTGATGACAGAGCTGTAGACAGCGTGATTTTACCGGTAGCTGCGTCAGGAGCAGGCAAGCGGCGCACGCCCTCAGGCTGGATCACCAGGCGCAGGTTGCCCAGATCATCGTAGACGTACTGCGTGACCATAAAGCCTGTCTCGGACTCTGAATCAGAGATATTATCACCCTCCTGCACTTTCTTTGCCACCACGCGGCCCTGCAGGTCCTTGTATTCCACTGTCATGGAATTATGCTCATCTCTGGTTTCAGCGACAAATAATGTACCAGGGGCGTAGAAGCCTTGCAGGCGCCACTGGGCGTTCATCAGAGTGCCGTTATTGCCTAACTCTGAGGCATCCGCCACCGTGTTCCCCTCCCCTTCGGACATGCGCCAATTTCCAACGAGCACGCCCTCTGATTCTGGCAGCACGCGGTGCATGTTATCTTGGATTTCTACCTCTGACCTTACCTCTTTCCACACGCGCACCTCGTCAATGGCCCCTTTGAAGAACTGAGAGGAGCCTTGGCGCCCGCCGATGCGGAAGTCGTTCTGTGTAGCGACCTTGTCTCCTACGACACCAGTTACAGCCCGGCTGTGGGCGAACTGGCCGTTAAGGTATGTCGTCACATAGCCCGCACCGTATACCACGGCCACATGGGACCAAGTATTCAGGGGAGCAACTGCCGTCGTCTTTACCCAATTCCAGCCTGGGGAGGAGTTGGCAAAGGCCCAACCAATGGAGCCGTCGGGGTAGCGACCGATTTCGTACTCCCCTTCCCTATTGACTATAATGCCACCATAGGTAGCGTTGCTGCCTGTGCCTGTCGGGTATATCCACGCCTCCACTGTCAGCACATCCGACATTTTAAGATAGGTTGTGTTGCCAACTTGAACGTAACTACTGGTTCCATTGAAAAGAGCAGCATTGCCCATAGGGTTGTCGTTCACAGATGTCTCATAGGTCCCGGTGTTTGTCACTTGCCACTGGCGCACCTCACCCGCAGCGTTCGTACGTGGTATGGACTTGAGGGTGTGATCTGAGCTGGCCTCTGCCGGTACATCATCCGGCTGCCATGCCTCTCCCGGAGCGCCTTGCTTGAGCACCCGGCTCAATGGGGAAGGCTCGTATACCGGCACCGCCCACGGCGTAGTAGTTTTCGCAATCATTTGGTTCAACGGCGTCACCGGGTTTGTGGGGCTATAGAAGCTCTCCAGCTCTTTACTTCCCTCCAGGGCGTCGGGTCTATAAGCCCCGCCCTGTCCTGCCACATAAGGCAGATATGTCTTCTCCACCCGGCCGTAGACGTCGTAGCTCACCGGCGTCACAATGTCATTCCCCTCCGGGCTGGCCTGCATGAGCACCGTCTGCAGTTTCCGCCCAAGCCCGTCAAAATAAACGGTACTAACATTCTTCTCCCCCACTTCCATGCCCTGTAACTGGGCAGGGTCCGTCACGCCCTTTACCAGCACGTCCGTCTCCAGGATATAGTTCATGTCCCATCCATAGACTGACAGGCTTTGGGTGCGGCTCGAGCCGCATAAGCTGCCCACGACGGCCACAGACCCAAGCTGGTCTCCGAACAGCACCTCTATGCTGCTTGTGCCCTGCCCGGAGACAACGGTGGCCCCCGGCGGAACAGACCAGGTATACACGTCAGCATTGCCAGACACAGCGTAAGTATAAGGTTCCCGGTGCCCCCGGGCCACCTTCTCGGGGCCGCTAATGACGCTCAGGACCAGCTCATCGCTTTTGACCTGCACCTCAAATGTGCTGACGGATTCGAAGTTAACGCCACAGTTCTCACTGGATGCGTGTGACTTAACCACCCATCTGCCCGGCACATCGAAATTCAGGCTGAACTGGTTTCCTAGGTCCGCCTGGCTGTAGACGTTCCAGTCCCCCCCCCCGTTGCTGGAAACCCACACGTAAGGCTTCCCCTCACTGGAGGTGATGGTAAAGTCGGCTTGGCTTCCCCTGCAGACAGTCGAGCCAGAGGAACCTAGGGAAGAGGCGATCACACCGGACATCGCCGGTTTGGTGTCGACGTATATGGACTTAGAGCCACTTCTCGTACATCCTCCCTGCGTTACTGTGTACTCCAGCTGAAGCCTGTAACCCTCACTGTACTCATAGGTATAGTCAGAGTCGTACATGTAATCCGCCGGGACAAAGTTTGCTGCACTCTGGCTATCCAAGGTAAGTGTCCTGGCACCGACCAGCCTCCACTGGCTGCCGGCCGCATTAAGGGCATCAGGCAGATTGATCGGGAGGGTAGCACTGTTGTTCCCCCCGCCATAGCAAAGGTACACATCACCTCCATCTTCCAGTTGCTCCCCTACTACATCCACATATATGCTTGAAGAAGAGGCACTCCAACCGGATGCATTCTTAGCCCTTAGATAGACGCTCTGGCTTTCCGACACCCTTAGGTATTGACTTGAGCTGGCTGTGCTTGTCCCAGAGGGACTGGTTTGCCAATAGTAGGTAACTTCACTGTCCATCGGCGCGGCCCGTTGCACAACGGCCGCGCCAAAACAGTTCTGGAAGATCGTGGGAGCTGGAGGAGTTGATGGTTCTGACGGTGGTGCTCCCTCAATTGTGACCGTTTTCGTCACCCCCCAGTACCTTTCGGCCTCGAGGCAGTAGAACTCGGCGTAAATAGTAGCGTTACCGTTCTTTAGACCGAAGGTTATGGTTAAGTTTTCACTCGTCACATAGTCGTATCTTGTCTGCCCGGTATGGTCGTCCACCCACCAGTATCGAAGCTCTATCATTTCGCCGCACTCACTGGGGGTGTTCTGAAAGTAGTACATGTCCAGGGTGTAGGTATAGGTCTGACCGGCGGTGACCACGCTGGGCCCGATGATACTTTGGCACAGGCTTGGGAGTGTCAGCAGGCACAGCAAGGCACTAAAGGCCAGGCGCTTTATATTTTCCTTTGTGAAGGCTATCATGAGCATAGAAAGGGAATTATAAGGAGGATGCATGGAGGAAGTAAAATACGGACGAAGGGCATCAGATGCCCTCACCCTGGTAATGGTAGTCGTACATATTTGTAATGTTGCCCGCGTTGTCTTTTATGTGCGCAAGGCGACCAAAGCTATCATAGATAAAGTAGGTTCTGACATTGTTCGGGTCAGCAGCCGAGCTCATCCCCACCAAGGGGTCGTAGGTGAAGGTTGTAACCATGGCTTCCGCTAAGGAGGTGGCTGTTCGCAGGGGTGCGAGAAAGCTTTCAACCTCTGCGTCCGTTGGATGAAGCCTGTCCCTGAAGGCGCGAATACTAGCCTCTCCGCCCAAAACGGATGCCAGCGTGGCATAGGGTATATTGTCCACCTTGGCTATCAGCTTCTGCCCCCCGTACCCCCACACGTAGCACGTTGTGGGCCCGTCCGCCGCGGAGGCACTTAAAACGTTCCCCTGTTCATCGTAGCCATGGTAACGGAATCTGATTTCAGCCGGGTGCTGCTCGACTTGGGTCTCCACGTACGCAGGGGCGTAGATTCCCGTGTGCGGTGAATAGTAGTTTGTTCGTGTCAAGGAGAGCTGACGGTTATTGTTCAGGTGAATCTCCTCTACAACCGGAGTCAGCATATTCTTGCCGACCATGGCTTGGTAGACCCCCTGAGGATCCAAGCCTGCGTCTATCATATACCTAGGCCTGCGCAGGCGCTTTGTCAAACTTTCTCCACGGCTGCTAGTTGTCTCCTCCTCGGCCAACAGTTTGTCTTTCTCATTGTAACTGTAGCTGGTTGTGCTGCTAACTGTACTGGTGGTCTGTCCGTCCGCAAAGTAATGTTTCTCACTGACAGAGGTCAGCTGATACCACCTGCTGTACAAGGGGTAGAGGTATACTGTATAAGGAGCATAATTCATCTCCATATCATTGTATGTTGCCGAGGGCTTAAAGGCCCTATGAACAACATAGTTGTTGATGGTTTGGGGGGAGGTTATCCAACCGGAGTAAAACCATGCCTGTTCCTTGGCAATAGAATACTCCCCGTCTGTAAGGCTGCCATGGTATCTTTTGCTTTCCAGTCCGTTTGTCCACCCGATGTTTGTCATTGGCACTGAAGGGGTGAAGTCCCCGATTATCCTTGTGGTGGCCTCATTGGATTCAACCGTGTACTCACTGGCAATGAAAGAAGTACTGCCTTGGTCCTGGAACTCAGTCACGCAGGAATAAATGATATGGAATCCCCCATAGGGACTTATGTCAAACCGGCTCTTGGAGCTGAGCCGGTAGCGCTTGATGATTCTTGGGCTAGGCAGACAGTCGGATCCCTGACCGCAGGGCTCATATATCTCTGTATAATAGTATGACCCGAAACCGCTCCTTTCATTGCTGATGTGACTGGAAGTCTTTTCGCTGTAGACCAAATTATGCTCTACCTGGTCAAAGGACTTATAGCTGTAGGCCTTGACTATCGGAGGGGAGTAGAGCGAGTTGGTGGTTACCTGTTTTACCCGCTGCCCATAATAAGGCTCATCCACCAGAACCTGTCTTACCTCACTGCTGTAGTTAAGGATATACTCCAAGGTAGTGCCTTCCCCGTACAGTGAGGCGCGCAGCTCATAGTCCGTATCAGGGGACAGGGAAATGCTCTCGATGTACTGCTCGTACAACTTCCTGGTCACGATCCCACTACTGTTATTGCCAGGTATCCAGACTACACGGTTGTTGGTGACATCCCAGAGCTGGAACTCGACCCTATGCAAGGACCCGTCGTTGTCATAGGGGTACTC is a genomic window containing:
- a CDS encoding LamG-like jellyroll fold domain-containing protein is translated as MIAFTKENIKRLAFSALLCLLTLPSLCQSIIGPSVVTAGQTYTYTLDMYYFQNTPSECGEMIELRYWWVDDHTGQTRYDYVTSENLTITFGLKNGNATIYAEFYCLEAERYWGVTKTVTIEGAPPSEPSTPPAPTIFQNCFGAAVVQRAAPMDSEVTYYWQTSPSGTSTASSSQYLRVSESQSVYLRAKNASGWSASSSSIYVDVVGEQLEDGGDVYLCYGGGNNSATLPINLPDALNAAGSQWRLVGARTLTLDSQSAANFVPADYMYDSDYTYEYSEGYRLQLEYTVTQGGCTRSGSKSIYVDTKPAMSGVIASSLGSSGSTVCRGSQADFTITSSEGKPYVWVSSNGGGDWNVYSQADLGNQFSLNFDVPGRWVVKSHASSENCGVNFESVSTFEVQVKSDELVLSVISGPEKVARGHREPYTYAVSGNADVYTWSVPPGATVVSGQGTSSIEVLFGDQLGSVAVVGSLCGSSRTQSLSVYGWDMNYILETDVLVKGVTDPAQLQGMEVGEKNVSTVYFDGLGRKLQTVLMQASPEGNDIVTPVSYDVYGRVEKTYLPYVAGQGGAYRPDALEGSKELESFYSPTNPVTPLNQMIAKTTTPWAVPVYEPSPLSRVLKQGAPGEAWQPDDVPAEASSDHTLKSIPRTNAAGEVRQWQVTNTGTYETSVNDNPMGNAALFNGTSSYVQVGNTTYLKMSDVLTVEAWIYPTGTGSNATYGGIIVNREGEYEIGRYPDGSIGWAFANSSPGWNWVKTTAVAPLNTWSHVAVVYGAGYVTTYLNGQFAHSRAVTGVVGDKVATQNDFRIGGRQGSSQFFKGAIDEVRVWKEVRSEVEIQDNMHRVLPESEGVLVGNWRMSEGEGNTVADASELGNNGTLMNAQWRLQGFYAPGTLFVAETRDEHNSMTVEYKDLQGRVVAKKVQEGDNISDSESETGFMVTQYVYDDLGNLRLVIQPEGVRRLPAPDAATGKITLSTALSSGEEFLANWCFRYEYDGRRRMIRKQVPGSGEVRMAYNKLDLPVLTQDAVQRQRDEWTFTKYDALSRPVMTGTVIFPGKGLSSVQAELDLETVHHEEDNFSDAEVGYTLGNAYPKGISPTDLLTVTYYDKYDYLPIKSSTYAFKGDPNKKALSVRGQVTGTRARRMEGLTKGAWLTAVNYYDKEYRPLESVSDSHLGSVDRLATTYKDDLSGLVEETLLTHREGSSAVRTVKVSYTYDHAGRLKAIWQSTDSKPSVLLSRNTYNELGQLVDKGLHSTDYDPVTAQGSFLQSVDYRYNVRGWLTSINNASLTMDVKNDDSDDVFGMELTYDNPTSLSYKNGAGSVSAARGFYNGNISEMVWKSASDKVQRGYSYDYDRASRLTDANYHTQGTEGDDYRMWSVGYDANGNILSMNRAGLISVPGSAKTFGQIDALSYHYNPEKGNLLLGVDDTRTTASEHDFEDKNDRKYSAAAPEYGYDENGNMTRDDNKGITKVEYNRLSLPSRIEFDGGANWIEYTYTATGEKLQKRVFESGVLKTTDYAAGFVYEQGEPVYMHTSEGRALYEPGTDQQWRYEYHLKDHLGNLRVSVAEPVTSTNELTMEPMMASTEEAEFDRVEETRHLDRMRSRTGSHAALLSAGRNRPLGPAKRVELHKGDTLKVKAFGLYETERKKDLVFSLASWLASSAVVTAGNMAAGEQAGTSKKNRALPYLGAGLALAPQVLQKEKRAPKAYLRYIVYDADSNYVDSGYQALSGKANKGWEELELAYTAEQDGFAEVYLANESAEEAWFDDMSVAVAGPMLVQENHYDPWGLNLAGIEKQGAPDHKFQYNGKEKQTELGLNWLDYGARFYDPQIGRWHVVDPAADLMQEWSPYNYTFNNPIIYTDPDGRVPDITIYGKNNSSITVKTDLVDISVNASSLGVDFGGNHVLEGDAIVEAALDIGGLVDQTGIVDGAASLYYGKKGDWGNAIISGISVAPGGDVLKLGKAGKHFDTITNAIDAVQDAKSLKNARQGAVRKAWKEEKALVESGAEGTRNWTKSELKELKANGKVKGYKGHHINNVKHHPDKAGDPNNIEFVTQKEHLERHKGNFKNETNGDLKKRQ